A section of the Clostridium sp. TW13 genome encodes:
- a CDS encoding AAA domain-containing protein produces MDIEKYLILLKDKDETENVTDCKYNNSGYDVSFKSGKTYTYGYTNVKFLENTEELNPETTVIYDKEQCVSGIIKILRFEDYYRLIFKTGYKKLYHESEITIEKTCLENKASKNCFEYLKTLAEKINISANMEESFLKSQYDKIKIISPRSVLANYINPREIKKRECSKQIIFPFGFNLSQKVATENALTNEISVIEGPPGTGKTQTILNIIANAILNDKTVAVVSNNNSATANVLEKLKKYEVDFIAAYLGNKNNKKTFFEEQSGSYPDFNQWKLEYEDYEKIKNELLLSQKTLEQMLEKQNYMAKLKQELSSLDIEVEYFNQYRSFDKSVIKPYRAIFKHNSAKVMSFLVDYSLIIKRHGDVYTRHKIKILIKYGIFSFKFYKNASQDIADYLTELYYELRMKELKNEIEHLEKTLYRHTFEEEMKIYSEKSMILLKATLARKYSSIGSREIFSKEDLFKNFQAFIKEYPVILSTTHSLRSCASENYLFDYVIIDEASQVDIVTGALAFSCAKNVVVVGDLKQLPNVVPKEVESISNNIFSQYNLKSAYNYSKNSLLSSIISLYPNVPRVLLKEHYRCHPKIIDFCNKKFYDDQLVILTDNKEGDVPLVVYKTVKGNHARNKYNQRQIDVILQEVLPKLDSKESIGIASPYKKQVAELENAIQDKNIEIKTVHKYQGREKDTIILSTVANEADDFIDDPNLINVAVSRAKNKLILVVSDSDIESKDRNIGDLIRYIEYNNFEVINSNIYSVFDLLYSSYSEKLLEVLKDNKEVSEFASENLMNSVIEKVLEDEKFKCFDKVLHQPLKMLIRDTSKLNEKEYKFVMNSLTHTDFLIFNKIDKMPALVVEVDGYAFHANNPKQLERDKMKDEILAKYNIPILRIKTNESGEEKKLYDKLLGIV; encoded by the coding sequence TTGGACATTGAGAAGTATCTTATCCTACTTAAAGATAAAGATGAAACTGAGAATGTTACAGATTGTAAGTACAATAATTCAGGGTATGATGTTAGTTTTAAGAGCGGCAAAACTTATACATACGGATATACAAATGTGAAATTCTTAGAAAATACAGAGGAACTTAATCCAGAAACTACAGTGATATATGATAAAGAGCAATGTGTATCAGGAATTATAAAGATACTAAGGTTTGAGGATTATTATAGACTAATCTTCAAGACTGGTTATAAAAAGTTGTATCATGAATCTGAAATAACTATAGAAAAGACATGCCTAGAGAATAAAGCATCAAAAAACTGCTTTGAGTATTTAAAGACTTTGGCGGAGAAAATCAACATTTCAGCTAACATGGAGGAGTCCTTTTTAAAGTCTCAATACGATAAGATAAAGATTATTAGTCCTAGGAGTGTTTTGGCTAATTATATTAACCCGAGAGAAATTAAGAAGAGAGAGTGCAGTAAACAAATTATATTTCCATTTGGGTTTAATCTTAGTCAGAAGGTTGCTACTGAAAATGCTTTGACCAATGAAATCAGTGTTATAGAGGGGCCTCCTGGTACTGGTAAAACTCAAACCATATTGAACATAATTGCTAATGCTATTCTTAACGATAAAACTGTTGCAGTGGTGTCAAATAATAATTCAGCTACAGCAAATGTTTTGGAGAAGCTTAAAAAGTATGAGGTGGATTTCATAGCAGCGTACTTAGGCAATAAGAATAACAAGAAGACTTTTTTTGAGGAACAAAGCGGCTCTTATCCAGATTTTAATCAATGGAAGCTTGAGTATGAGGATTACGAGAAAATCAAAAATGAGCTGTTACTTTCTCAGAAAACTTTAGAACAAATGCTGGAGAAGCAAAATTATATGGCAAAGCTTAAGCAAGAGCTTTCAAGCTTAGATATTGAGGTAGAGTATTTTAATCAATACAGAAGTTTTGATAAGAGCGTGATAAAGCCATATCGTGCAATATTCAAGCATAATTCAGCAAAGGTTATGTCATTCTTGGTTGATTATAGCTTGATTATAAAAAGGCATGGTGATGTATATACCAGACACAAGATTAAGATTTTAATTAAGTATGGAATATTTAGCTTTAAGTTTTATAAGAATGCTTCACAGGATATAGCTGACTATCTTACAGAGTTGTACTATGAGCTTAGAATGAAAGAGTTAAAAAATGAGATAGAACATCTAGAGAAAACACTATATAGGCATACCTTTGAGGAGGAGATGAAAATATATAGTGAAAAATCAATGATTTTGCTTAAGGCAACTTTAGCTAGAAAGTATTCATCAATAGGAAGCAGGGAAATATTCTCTAAGGAAGATTTGTTTAAGAATTTTCAAGCCTTTATAAAAGAATACCCTGTAATCCTTAGTACTACTCATTCCTTGAGAAGTTGTGCAAGTGAAAATTATTTATTTGATTATGTAATCATAGATGAAGCTTCTCAGGTTGATATTGTGACTGGAGCTTTGGCATTTTCTTGTGCAAAGAATGTTGTGGTGGTTGGAGATTTAAAGCAATTGCCTAATGTTGTGCCTAAAGAGGTTGAGAGCATAAGCAATAATATTTTTAGTCAATATAATTTAAAGTCGGCTTATAACTATTCAAAAAATAGCTTACTTTCTTCTATAATCAGCTTATATCCAAATGTACCAAGAGTCTTACTTAAGGAGCATTATAGATGTCATCCAAAGATTATAGATTTTTGTAATAAGAAGTTTTATGATGATCAGTTAGTAATCTTAACTGATAATAAGGAGGGTGATGTTCCTTTAGTTGTATATAAAACAGTTAAGGGAAATCACGCCAGAAATAAATATAATCAAAGGCAGATAGATGTAATCCTGCAAGAGGTTCTTCCAAAGCTAGATTCAAAGGAATCCATAGGTATAGCTTCGCCTTACAAGAAGCAGGTAGCTGAACTTGAGAATGCAATTCAGGATAAGAATATAGAAATTAAGACAGTTCATAAGTATCAAGGAAGAGAAAAGGATACTATCATTCTAAGCACAGTAGCCAATGAAGCTGACGACTTTATTGATGATCCTAATCTTATAAATGTGGCAGTGTCACGTGCAAAGAATAAGTTGATTCTTGTGGTATCTGATAGTGACATAGAAAGCAAAGATAGAAATATTGGAGATTTGATAAGATACATTGAGTATAATAACTTTGAAGTTATTAATAGCAATATATACTCTGTGTTTGACTTGCTTTACAGCAGTTATTCTGAAAAATTACTAGAAGTGCTTAAGGACAATAAAGAGGTTTCTGAGTTTGCTTCTGAGAACTTAATGAATTCAGTAATAGAAAAAGTATTAGAAGATGAGAAATTTAAGTGCTTTGATAAGGTCCTTCATCAGCCACTTAAAATGTTGATTAGAGACACTTCAAAGTTAAATGAGAAAGAATATAAATTTGTAATGAACAGCTTAACTCACACAGACTTTCTAATTTTTAATAAGATAGACAAAATGCCTGCATTGGTAGTTGAAGTAGATGGATATGCTTTTCATGCCAATAATCCAAAACAACTTGAACGAGATAAGATGAAGGATGAAATATTAGCAAAATACAACATTCCTATACTTCGAATAAAAACAAATGAAAGTGGAGAAGAAAAGAAATTGT
- a CDS encoding HEPN domain-containing protein, with the protein MELDYIGSGKVYFNEQDYRCDLYINENEGGILIDISIKKALASFLALPINIDFLAGELSTGFKFSLMNCKRQRMSKNISEGRSVYTYGSKYLFKGVGGKEDKNLELIRLNFRVRNILAWGGISAYKISDDFELSHNDDVKKEVYRNDEFIVEYWVESSTLPVVSSDVLKEKIVLDQSGNIEITFKNEESIDKFVELFNKIKRLIELSTLRNIYTSKLIGCSSNIYDIYDKDKVERPIEIISCDLNNEESKDDYVEIRKWINLSELIDNDSFSKYFFKYELFEPVIELYLEIIHSKTISSRRVFLNIVQALETYHSRFKTNNLNEFRKRIKTVILKDRPKESVQRDITFLMANSYKFITLESRLADLLLAEFQIHFDTGDIKYYDFPNVIANTRNYYIHYDESIKERGRILTESELSIYNRSLLYMLEYYILIELGFSVTLKMIEKLNERWGRISETLSIIKRSNENGNNK; encoded by the coding sequence ATGGAATTAGATTATATAGGAAGTGGTAAGGTATACTTCAATGAACAAGATTATAGATGTGATCTTTATATAAATGAAAATGAAGGTGGTATATTAATAGATATCAGTATAAAAAAAGCATTAGCAAGTTTTTTGGCTTTACCTATTAATATCGATTTCTTAGCAGGAGAGCTTAGTACAGGATTTAAATTTTCACTAATGAATTGTAAAAGACAAAGGATGAGTAAGAATATATCGGAAGGGAGAAGTGTTTATACTTACGGTTCTAAATATTTGTTTAAAGGTGTAGGAGGAAAAGAGGATAAAAATCTAGAACTGATTAGATTAAATTTTAGAGTGAGGAATATATTGGCATGGGGAGGAATTTCTGCATATAAAATTAGTGATGATTTTGAATTGTCACATAATGATGATGTAAAAAAAGAAGTTTATAGAAATGATGAATTTATTGTTGAATATTGGGTAGAAAGCAGTACTTTGCCAGTTGTTTCTTCTGACGTTTTAAAAGAAAAGATAGTTCTAGATCAAAGTGGTAATATAGAGATTACATTTAAAAATGAAGAATCTATTGACAAGTTTGTAGAATTATTTAATAAGATAAAAAGATTAATTGAACTTTCTACATTAAGAAATATATATACAAGCAAATTAATAGGGTGTTCAAGTAACATTTATGATATTTATGATAAAGATAAAGTAGAAAGACCAATTGAAATTATTAGTTGTGATTTAAATAACGAGGAGAGCAAAGATGATTATGTAGAAATCAGGAAATGGATTAATCTTTCCGAATTAATTGATAACGATAGTTTTTCAAAGTATTTTTTTAAGTATGAGCTTTTTGAACCTGTGATAGAATTATATTTAGAAATCATACACTCTAAAACAATTTCTAGTAGACGAGTTTTCTTAAATATAGTTCAAGCATTAGAAACATATCATTCTCGCTTTAAAACAAATAATTTAAATGAATTTAGAAAAAGAATAAAAACAGTAATTTTAAAGGATAGACCTAAAGAATCGGTTCAAAGGGATATAACTTTCTTGATGGCAAATTCTTATAAGTTCATTACATTAGAAAGTAGACTGGCAGATTTATTATTAGCTGAATTTCAAATACATTTCGATACAGGAGATATTAAATATTATGATTTTCCCAATGTTATTGCTAATACTAGAAATTATTATATACACTATGATGAATCAATTAAAGAAAGAGGTAGAATTTTAACAGAAAGTGAACTATCTATATATAATAGAAGTTTACTTTACATGCTAGAATATTACATTTTGATAGAATTAGGTTTTTCTGTTACATTAAAGATGATAGAAAAATTAAATGAGAGATGGGGAAGGATTTCTGAAACTCTTTCGATTATTAAACGTTCAAATGAAAATGGAAACAATAAATAA
- a CDS encoding recombinase family protein has product MYNEYANGKGYKAITSNLNKFDYKSKKGNMVSIGSIKDILTL; this is encoded by the coding sequence ATTTATAATGAATATGCCAATGGTAAAGGTTATAAAGCAATAACAAGCAACCTTAATAAATTTGATTATAAGTCTAAAAAAGGTAATATGGTTTCCATAGGTTCAATAAAAGATATATTAACGCTATAG
- a CDS encoding retron system putative HNH endonuclease, whose product MIRINKSAEPPSVLKDNCSEWTKNLDDAVNKYGSYSKIPKAEKENLLKYYRLKDIQDELAKASCRKCAFCECIPSEGGNLEVEHFAPKSLYHKLTFEWNNLLPICRKCNDSKSNHDTIKEPILNPSIDDTEKYIDFSLINMVAKQETEYYEKALLTIDVCSLNGTRLLKARADLLVRLSEYQQKLSQCLKEIEQASTDRIKSNKIRKLKESIETIEELGDKSEKYSLFSKRFLEKSQEYLEAKKILNNINND is encoded by the coding sequence ATGATTAGAATAAATAAGTCAGCTGAACCACCAAGTGTATTAAAAGATAATTGTAGTGAGTGGACAAAAAATTTGGATGATGCTGTGAATAAATATGGTTCATATTCAAAAATTCCTAAAGCTGAGAAAGAAAATTTATTAAAGTATTATAGGTTGAAAGACATACAAGATGAGTTGGCAAAAGCAAGTTGTAGAAAATGTGCATTTTGCGAGTGTATACCTTCAGAAGGAGGAAATCTAGAGGTAGAACATTTTGCTCCTAAATCTTTATATCATAAGCTTACATTTGAGTGGAATAATTTATTACCTATTTGTAGAAAATGTAATGATTCAAAATCTAATCATGATACAATTAAAGAGCCAATATTAAACCCATCAATTGATGATACTGAAAAGTATATAGATTTTAGTTTAATTAATATGGTAGCAAAACAGGAAACAGAGTATTATGAAAAAGCATTATTAACAATAGATGTATGTAGCTTAAATGGAACTAGATTATTGAAAGCAAGGGCAGACCTATTAGTTAGATTATCTGAGTATCAGCAAAAATTATCACAGTGTTTAAAAGAAATTGAACAAGCATCTACCGATAGAATTAAATCCAATAAAATACGTAAACTCAAAGAATCTATTGAAACAATTGAAGAGTTAGGAGATAAAAGTGAAAAATACTCATTATTTAGCAAGAGATTTTTAGAGAAAAGTCAAGAGTATTTAGAAGCGAAGAAAATACTAAATAATATAAATAATGATTAA
- a CDS encoding AAA family ATPase has translation MSNSYIKKLHVKGFRCFNELDVEFNKGFNFIVGKNGCGKTSLLRAIILSYSGSSQEDSRYEESFETWIDILQNDEVDRIGVVPNRQYCNIKNLYRSNPDINTLIQPPSDGVRNTYYRFDINKVNFCPMVLGAFRRIEYKAIEGMRREINLNDSRQEYIGNAAHNLNGGILPNVKQWMINRYFQIDKDWAIIEKQNWEWLIFNLSKLGPSNVDFEFVSIERELEPKFKVNDRICYLEELSSGFQSVLSIVLSIFEWIERTNTGDDMIVKNAKGTVIIDELDVHLHPEWQLTLKSSLQTIFPNIQFIVTTHSPHMIATASEGEIIILDRIDSDVINVTNNNRNYSGWNTDQILEDVMGVKSLSNKVYEVLISEGMKNIEEKNISRLKEIIQNLEEVAHPSDTIISVFKIKLAELQLED, from the coding sequence ATGAGTAATAGTTATATCAAAAAGTTGCATGTAAAAGGATTTAGGTGTTTTAATGAATTAGATGTAGAGTTTAATAAAGGATTTAATTTTATAGTTGGCAAAAATGGATGTGGAAAAACATCATTGCTAAGAGCTATAATTTTGTCTTATTCTGGAAGTTCGCAGGAGGATTCAAGATACGAAGAAAGTTTTGAAACTTGGATAGATATATTGCAAAATGATGAAGTAGATAGAATAGGAGTAGTCCCGAATAGACAATATTGTAATATCAAAAATTTATATAGAAGTAATCCAGATATAAACACTTTGATACAACCACCTAGTGATGGAGTGAGGAATACATATTATCGCTTTGATATAAATAAAGTTAATTTTTGTCCAATGGTTTTAGGCGCATTTAGGAGAATAGAATATAAAGCTATTGAAGGAATGAGAAGAGAAATAAATCTTAACGACTCTAGACAGGAATATATAGGAAATGCAGCGCATAATTTGAATGGTGGGATTTTACCAAATGTTAAACAATGGATGATTAATAGATATTTTCAAATTGATAAGGATTGGGCAATTATAGAAAAGCAAAACTGGGAGTGGTTAATTTTTAATTTGAGTAAATTAGGTCCATCTAATGTAGATTTTGAATTTGTCTCAATCGAAAGAGAATTAGAACCTAAATTTAAAGTTAATGATAGAATTTGTTATTTAGAAGAGTTATCATCTGGTTTTCAATCGGTATTATCAATTGTTTTAAGTATTTTTGAATGGATAGAAAGAACTAATACTGGAGATGACATGATAGTAAAGAATGCTAAAGGAACTGTAATAATTGATGAATTAGATGTACATTTACATCCAGAGTGGCAATTAACATTAAAGAGTTCTTTGCAAACTATATTTCCTAATATACAGTTTATAGTCACAACTCATTCACCACATATGATAGCTACTGCGAGTGAGGGTGAAATAATAATTTTAGATAGGATTGATAGTGATGTTATAAATGTAACTAATAATAATAGAAATTATAGTGGATGGAATACTGACCAAATATTGGAGGATGTAATGGGGGTAAAAAGTTTATCTAATAAAGTATATGAAGTCTTGATTAGTGAAGGTATGAAGAATATTGAAGAAAAAAATATTTCTAGACTAAAGGAGATAATACAAAATCTTGAAGAAGTAGCGCATCCATCTGATACAATAATTTCAGTATTCAAAATAAAATTAGCAGAATTACAGTTGGAGGATTAA
- a CDS encoding protein kinase domain-containing protein has protein sequence MDYNKGDLINIAKLFSGTGNLILPELIVIDETALYECCYEMQFDTSILDKQEYRLEVFIEFLIQLAMDDKLVLFIDFYFNKYIENRIYELTEAGYNIFLLKDKIITTLNSLWSIRNQEFGIDNSKIFIKSVAFKQYDKMGEGGFCTVYNSSEDRAVVYKVLNTVEKADVGSVHRFKREFDIMEKENDSGYTIKVFDYDSKSLVYSMEKASISLEDYIKTNNLSEAEKDEIIIRCAECMKYLHSKGIKHRDFHPGNILRNYSNEWVVTDFGLAKDISSRYSHQTTSTHMVGRAWFTDPLQLFALKDGNFITDMFSLAKTIDYVVNEDMSGTPHKYSSVIYKATASNPENRYESIEQMYEDIVSICERLKYESPDEILKTILVQYNETKKFDVVQLVSLLNKDTEGVLMWNLVVEIGQRICCTFVSIISISFEVALREIRNISSTMQARHHKWDDYDVVAYWAIELINERKNANDEINIEAAKIIEYVASNVGRYSIKSASNSLKNNSSIDGHIRSELSYHEGYEYR, from the coding sequence ATGGATTATAATAAGGGTGATTTGATAAATATAGCAAAATTATTCTCTGGTACAGGAAATCTTATTTTGCCAGAGTTGATTGTAATTGATGAAACTGCATTATATGAATGTTGTTATGAGATGCAGTTTGATACATCAATTTTAGATAAACAAGAATACAGGTTAGAAGTATTTATTGAATTTTTAATACAACTGGCTATGGACGATAAATTGGTTCTATTTATAGACTTTTATTTTAATAAATATATAGAAAATAGAATATATGAGTTAACAGAAGCTGGATATAATATCTTTTTACTGAAGGATAAAATTATTACAACCTTAAACTCATTATGGAGTATTAGAAATCAAGAGTTTGGAATAGATAACAGTAAGATTTTTATTAAAAGTGTTGCTTTTAAACAATATGATAAAATGGGTGAAGGTGGTTTTTGTACAGTTTACAATTCCTCAGAAGATAGGGCAGTGGTTTACAAAGTATTAAATACTGTTGAAAAAGCAGATGTAGGTTCAGTGCATAGATTTAAAAGAGAATTTGATATAATGGAAAAGGAAAATGATAGCGGTTATACGATTAAAGTATTTGATTATGATTCAAAATCACTAGTTTACTCTATGGAGAAAGCGAGTATTTCATTGGAAGATTATATAAAAACAAATAATTTATCGGAAGCTGAAAAAGATGAGATTATAATTAGATGCGCTGAATGCATGAAATATCTCCATAGTAAAGGGATTAAACATAGAGACTTTCATCCAGGTAATATCTTAAGAAATTATTCTAACGAATGGGTTGTTACTGATTTTGGATTAGCAAAAGATATATCAAGCAGGTATTCTCATCAAACAACTTCAACTCATATGGTTGGACGAGCATGGTTCACGGATCCATTACAGCTGTTTGCATTGAAAGATGGTAACTTTATAACAGATATGTTTTCTTTAGCAAAAACAATCGATTATGTAGTGAATGAAGATATGTCAGGAACTCCGCATAAATACTCTTCAGTCATATACAAAGCCACTGCATCAAACCCTGAAAATAGATATGAGAGCATTGAACAAATGTATGAAGATATAGTTAGTATATGTGAAAGATTAAAATATGAGTCTCCAGATGAAATACTTAAAACGATATTAGTTCAATATAATGAAACAAAAAAGTTTGATGTTGTTCAACTTGTTAGTCTTTTGAATAAGGATACTGAAGGTGTTCTGATGTGGAATTTAGTTGTAGAAATAGGACAGAGAATTTGTTGTACATTTGTTAGTATAATAAGCATATCGTTTGAAGTTGCTCTAAGAGAGATACGAAATATATCAAGTACAATGCAAGCAAGGCATCATAAGTGGGATGATTATGATGTTGTAGCATACTGGGCTATTGAACTAATTAATGAAAGAAAAAATGCGAATGATGAAATAAACATTGAGGCTGCTAAGATTATAGAATACGTGGCATCAAATGTGGGCAGATATAGTATAAAGTCAGCTTCTAATAGCTTAAAAAATAACTCATCAATTGATGGACATATTCGTTCAGAATTATCTTATCACGAAGGTTATGAATATAGATGA
- a CDS encoding flavocytochrome c, producing MKFIAIVGTSAKKSYNRKLLQFMKKYFDSKAEIEILEITDVPMFNQSDNQSSSEVIQMFNDKITASDGVIIATPEYNHSIPSSLKSLIEWLSFDLHPLAGKPVMILGASLDVQGSSRAQLHLRQILDAPGVDANVMPGYEFLLGSAHKAFDEEGNLNNERTIDFLEICFLRFMRFAKISNQLNEEEEFSFNPGVYEVDAIGHSGSLPIKVSFSEKRIESIDIDTAGETEGLADVVFVRIPDKIIEGQTLNVDALSGASETSTAVLDGVAKAVKLAGVNPDILKRRPKPASSLIKEDEEYTCDVVVVGGGGAGLSAAATALQNGSSAIVLEKYPAVGGNTIRSGGPVNAADPEWQSQFKENPGERHTIEELLATDESLIHPEYIDDFRALRKEYSDYKKKFDVEHGHLFDSPLLHRMQTYFGGKRTDLNGNTIYGQYDLVKILTDRALESVKWLEEIGVEYDKSIVFAPVGALWRRGHKPTKSHGSSFILALTKYVEDNSGKIITDSPVKEFIIEDGEIKGVIATGVNGQKITVHAKAVVLASGGFGANTKMLKEYNTYWAEIHDDIKTTNSYAMTGDGILLGKTVGAALTGMGFTQMMPVADPETGELFSGLQVPPENFVMVNKEGKRFINEFSGRDVLTKAAIEQGGLFYLIADDEIKKTAANTSQEKIDRQVEAGTLFRADTLEELAIKVGMDPATLVDTINKYNSYVDAGFDPEFHKDTFSLKVLKAPFYATPRKPAIHHTMGGLKIDTKTHVLDENDKPIKNLYAAGEVAGGIHAGNRLGGNALTDIFTFGRIAGKTAVDEMK from the coding sequence ATGAAATTTATAGCAATTGTTGGAACTAGTGCGAAAAAATCATATAATCGTAAATTACTTCAGTTTATGAAAAAATACTTTGACTCAAAGGCAGAAATAGAAATACTTGAGATTACAGATGTTCCTATGTTTAATCAATCTGATAATCAGTCCTCAAGTGAAGTTATACAGATGTTCAATGATAAGATTACAGCAAGTGATGGTGTTATTATAGCTACTCCTGAGTATAATCATTCAATTCCATCAAGTCTTAAAAGCTTAATTGAATGGCTAAGCTTTGATCTTCATCCACTTGCAGGCAAACCAGTAATGATCCTTGGTGCTTCTCTTGATGTTCAAGGTTCTTCTCGTGCACAGCTACATCTTCGTCAAATCCTAGATGCACCAGGTGTTGATGCAAATGTAATGCCAGGATATGAGTTTTTACTTGGAAGTGCACATAAGGCATTTGATGAGGAAGGCAATCTAAACAATGAAAGAACCATAGACTTCTTAGAAATATGCTTCTTACGTTTTATGCGTTTTGCAAAGATTTCAAATCAGCTTAACGAAGAAGAAGAGTTTAGCTTTAACCCAGGAGTATATGAGGTAGATGCAATAGGTCACAGTGGAAGTCTTCCAATAAAAGTATCTTTTAGTGAGAAGAGAATAGAAAGTATAGATATAGATACAGCTGGTGAAACAGAAGGACTTGCAGATGTAGTTTTTGTAAGAATACCAGATAAAATAATTGAAGGACAAACATTAAATGTTGATGCTCTTTCTGGTGCTTCTGAAACTAGTACTGCTGTACTAGATGGTGTAGCCAAAGCAGTAAAGCTTGCAGGAGTTAACCCTGACATACTTAAGAGACGTCCAAAGCCTGCTAGCAGCCTAATCAAAGAAGACGAAGAATACACTTGTGATGTAGTAGTTGTAGGTGGAGGCGGTGCTGGATTAAGTGCAGCTGCAACAGCGCTACAAAATGGGTCAAGTGCTATTGTTCTTGAGAAATATCCAGCAGTAGGTGGAAATACCATACGTTCAGGTGGTCCTGTTAATGCTGCAGATCCAGAGTGGCAGAGCCAGTTTAAAGAAAATCCAGGAGAAAGACATACTATTGAAGAACTACTAGCTACAGATGAGAGCTTAATTCATCCAGAATATATAGATGATTTCCGTGCACTTAGAAAAGAGTATTCTGATTACAAGAAAAAGTTTGACGTAGAACATGGACATCTATTTGACTCTCCATTACTTCACAGAATGCAAACATATTTTGGTGGTAAAAGAACTGATCTTAATGGTAACACCATATACGGACAATATGACCTAGTAAAGATACTTACAGACAGAGCTTTAGAAAGTGTTAAATGGCTAGAGGAAATAGGGGTTGAGTATGATAAGAGTATAGTATTTGCTCCAGTTGGTGCACTTTGGCGTCGTGGTCATAAGCCTACAAAAAGCCATGGCTCATCATTTATACTTGCACTAACAAAATATGTAGAAGATAATTCAGGAAAAATCATTACTGATAGCCCTGTAAAAGAATTTATCATAGAAGATGGTGAAATAAAAGGAGTTATAGCAACTGGTGTTAATGGTCAAAAGATAACTGTTCATGCAAAAGCAGTAGTGCTTGCAAGTGGTGGATTTGGTGCAAACACAAAGATGCTAAAAGAATACAACACTTACTGGGCAGAAATTCATGATGATATAAAAACTACTAATTCTTACGCTATGACTGGTGATGGAATATTACTTGGTAAAACTGTAGGAGCAGCACTTACAGGAATGGGCTTTACTCAAATGATGCCTGTAGCTGATCCTGAAACTGGTGAACTATTCAGCGGACTTCAAGTACCTCCTGAAAACTTTGTAATGGTAAATAAAGAAGGAAAAAGATTTATTAATGAATTCTCTGGAAGAGATGTTTTAACAAAAGCTGCTATTGAGCAAGGTGGTTTATTCTACCTTATAGCTGATGATGAAATAAAGAAAACTGCAGCTAATACAAGTCAAGAAAAGATAGACCGTCAGGTAGAAGCAGGTACTTTATTTAGAGCAGATACACTAGAAGAGTTAGCAATAAAAGTTGGTATGGATCCAGCAACTCTTGTAGACACTATTAATAAATATAATTCATATGTTGATGCAGGCTTTGATCCTGAATTCCATAAGGATACATTTAGCTTAAAAGTTTTAAAAGCACCGTTTTATGCTACTCCTAGAAAGCCAGCAATCCATCATACAATGGGTGGACTTAAGATAGACACTAAAACTCATGTATTAGATGAAAATGATAAACCAATTAAAAATCTTTATGCTGCGGGAGAAGTTGCTGGAGGTATCCATGCAGGTAACCGTCTTGGCGGTAATGCATTAACTGATATATTTACATTCGGAAGAATTGCTGGTAAAACTGCAGTTGATGAAATGAAATAG
- a CDS encoding NADPH-dependent FMN reductase, producing the protein MKYLAIVGTNSDVSTNRMLLQFMQKHFSNEAEIELYEIKDLPAFNEPEDSDIPEKVADLSDKILKADGVIIATPEYDHAIPAVLKSALEWISYTSQALTNKPVLIVGASLGTLGSSRAQAHLRQILDSPELAARIMPSSEFLLGKSQGAFDSTGNLIYSDKLSELDEIFREFILFTDITSKLLAEKVLNKKVRKFTWQE; encoded by the coding sequence ATGAAATACTTAGCAATTGTAGGCACTAACTCAGACGTGTCAACTAATCGTATGCTGCTTCAATTTATGCAAAAGCATTTTTCTAATGAGGCAGAGATAGAACTATATGAAATTAAGGATTTACCTGCATTTAATGAACCAGAGGATTCTGATATTCCTGAAAAGGTAGCAGATTTATCTGATAAAATTCTTAAAGCAGATGGAGTAATAATAGCAACTCCAGAGTATGATCATGCCATACCTGCAGTTTTAAAGAGTGCTCTTGAATGGATTAGTTACACTAGTCAAGCACTTACTAACAAGCCTGTTTTAATAGTGGGGGCTTCTCTTGGTACACTTGGTTCATCCCGTGCACAGGCACATCTTAGACAAATACTTGATTCACCTGAGCTTGCTGCCAGAATCATGCCAAGCAGTGAATTCCTTTTAGGAAAATCACAGGGTGCATTTGATAGCACAGGAAATCTTATTTATTCAGATAAGCTATCAGAGCTTGATGAAATTTTCAGAGAATTTATTCTATTTACAGATATTACATCAAAACTTTTAGCAGAAAAAGTTTTAAATAAAAAAGTTAGAAAATTCACTTGGCAAGAATAG